One Dioscorea cayenensis subsp. rotundata cultivar TDr96_F1 chromosome 15, TDr96_F1_v2_PseudoChromosome.rev07_lg8_w22 25.fasta, whole genome shotgun sequence genomic region harbors:
- the LOC120278032 gene encoding mannose-specific lectin-like: protein MAIPRAFASLSLALLLVASPLCCMADFILYSGESLLSGQALYYASYTFIMQSDCNLVEYDNGKAIWASGTNGRGTNCRVTMQSDGNLVIYDNNNKAVWASNTNVGQGHYVLILQKDRNVVIYGGALWATNTNKIGASGVMFIESKATIFGALPANKTTAEAKTASISMVVNK from the coding sequence ATGGCTATCCCAAGAGCATTTGCTTCCCTCTCTCTGGCCCTGCTCCTAGTTGCTTCTCCTCTTTGCTGCATGGCAGACTTCATACTTTACTCTGGGGAATCCCTCCTCTCGGGCCAAGCCTTGTACTATGCGAGCTACACTTTCATTATGCAGTCTGACTGCAACCTGGTCGAATATGACAACGGCAAAGCAATATGGGCTTCCGGCACTAACGGCCGAGGCACTAACTGCCGCGTCACTATGCAGAGTGATGGTAACCTGGTCATttatgacaacaacaacaaggctGTGTGGGCGAGCAACACCAACGTGGGACAAGGCCACTATGTCCTCATCCTCCAGAAAGATCGCAACGTTGTCATCTATGGCGGTGCACTCTGGGCAACCAACACCAACAAAATTGGCGCCTCTGGCGTTATGTTCATCGAAAGTAAGGCCACCATCTTTGGTGCTTTACCTGCTAATAAAACTACAGCAGAAGCTAAGACTGCAAGCATTTCCATGGTCGTCAACAAGTGA